From one Bordetella genomosp. 9 genomic stretch:
- a CDS encoding NAD(P)/FAD-dependent oxidoreductase, whose product MRDTSDAIIVGGGPAGASCAIWLARLGLAPVLVEAGVRLGGLENDNPFRDDWIAVLPGVTGQQVAANIAQSVAAARVPALTRHRARRVARAGRGFDVMLETADGTPAQLHGRFLVIATGVRARGLPGAEPGQQWPGVLVGPGVAIHEQDYRGLSVAILGGGDNGFENYAYVRGRGAREVHLYSRTVRARSQLVAAAATPDLHVGDYVVEPNARSVNGRRYDLILVFYGWEPQAAFADGLQLERDARGYITTEPATARTSAAGVYAIGEVANRMHPCVVTSMADGVVAAKAIQAELERAG is encoded by the coding sequence ATGCGGGATACATCGGATGCCATCATTGTAGGCGGCGGCCCGGCTGGCGCCTCCTGCGCGATCTGGCTGGCGCGGCTGGGCCTTGCGCCCGTGCTGGTGGAGGCCGGGGTGCGCCTGGGCGGCCTGGAAAACGACAATCCTTTCCGGGACGACTGGATCGCCGTGCTGCCCGGCGTGACCGGGCAGCAGGTCGCCGCCAATATCGCGCAAAGCGTGGCTGCCGCTCGCGTGCCGGCATTGACCCGGCATCGCGCGCGGCGGGTCGCCCGCGCCGGCCGCGGCTTCGACGTCATGCTCGAGACGGCGGACGGGACGCCCGCGCAGCTGCATGGCCGTTTCCTGGTCATCGCTACCGGGGTGCGGGCGCGCGGGCTGCCGGGCGCGGAGCCGGGCCAGCAATGGCCGGGCGTGCTGGTCGGTCCGGGCGTGGCGATCCACGAACAGGATTACCGCGGCCTGTCGGTGGCGATCCTGGGCGGCGGCGACAACGGCTTCGAGAACTACGCCTACGTGCGCGGGCGCGGCGCGCGGGAAGTGCATCTGTATTCGCGCACGGTGCGCGCGCGGTCGCAACTGGTCGCGGCGGCCGCGACGCCGGATCTGCACGTGGGGGACTACGTGGTGGAGCCGAACGCGCGCAGCGTCAATGGCCGCCGTTACGATTTGATCCTGGTGTTTTATGGCTGGGAGCCGCAGGCCGCTTTCGCCGACGGCCTGCAGCTGGAGCGCGACGCGCGCGGCTACATCACCACCGAACCGGCGACCGCGCGCACCAGCGCCGCCGGCGTCTATGCCATCGGCGAGGTCGCCAATCGC
- the folB gene encoding dihydroneopterin aldolase has product MPTRRIIFSRLALDARIGILEHERRATQPLHVDAEIDVDITRNVDDHDIHSVLDYRALREAIVEECTHAHVNLIETLTERVAERLMADFKDIRAVRIRISKPMAFSDCAAVGVEIYTSR; this is encoded by the coding sequence ATGCCTACTCGCCGTATCATTTTTTCGCGCCTCGCCCTGGATGCCCGCATCGGCATCCTGGAGCACGAACGCCGCGCCACGCAGCCGCTGCACGTGGACGCCGAAATCGACGTGGACATCACGCGCAACGTGGACGACCACGATATCCATAGCGTGCTGGACTACCGCGCCCTGCGCGAGGCCATCGTCGAAGAATGCACCCACGCGCACGTCAACCTGATCGAAACGCTGACCGAGCGCGTGGCGGAGCGGCTGATGGCGGACTTCAAGGACATCCGGGCGGTGCGCATCCGCATCAGCAAGCCCATGGCATTTTCCGACTGCGCCGCCGTCGGCGTGGAGATCTACACGAGCCGTTGA
- the ttcA gene encoding tRNA 2-thiocytidine(32) synthetase TtcA, which translates to MNAPDTSALRFQTADPETGTPPGTRAARDKARVDANKLAKRLARETTRAISDYNMIEAGDRVMVCMSGGKDSYGLLDILMRLRERAPFPFELIAVNLDQKQPGFPDHILPEYLRGLGVPFHIETQDTYSVVTRVIPEGKTMCSLCSRLRRGILYRVAGELGATKIALGHHRDDILGTFFLNLFYGGKIKAMPPKLVSDDGRHTVIRPLAYIPEADMAAYAEQRGFPIIPCNLCGSQENLKRKEVGRMIQEWDRKHPGRAWNVFNALANVVPSHLMDRQLFDFVGLRPTGLADANGDTAFDHEDPGSPETACGDPSGATGAGAGREQSLSFVRFE; encoded by the coding sequence ATGAACGCTCCCGATACCTCCGCCCTACGCTTCCAGACCGCAGACCCGGAAACCGGCACCCCGCCAGGCACGCGCGCCGCGCGGGACAAGGCCCGCGTGGATGCCAACAAGCTGGCCAAGCGGCTGGCCCGCGAAACCACGCGCGCCATCTCGGACTACAACATGATCGAAGCCGGCGACCGCGTGATGGTCTGCATGTCCGGCGGCAAGGATTCCTACGGGCTGCTGGACATCCTGATGCGGCTGCGCGAACGCGCGCCCTTTCCTTTCGAACTGATCGCGGTCAACCTGGACCAGAAGCAACCCGGCTTCCCGGACCACATCCTGCCCGAATACCTGCGCGGCCTGGGCGTGCCCTTCCATATCGAGACGCAGGACACGTATTCGGTCGTCACGCGCGTCATTCCGGAAGGCAAGACGATGTGCTCGCTGTGCTCGCGCCTGCGGCGCGGCATCCTGTATCGGGTGGCGGGCGAGCTGGGCGCCACCAAGATCGCGCTGGGGCATCACCGCGACGACATACTGGGCACGTTTTTCCTGAACCTGTTCTACGGCGGCAAGATCAAGGCCATGCCGCCCAAGCTGGTGTCGGATGACGGCAGGCACACGGTAATCCGTCCGCTGGCCTACATACCGGAAGCCGACATGGCCGCCTACGCCGAACAGCGCGGCTTTCCCATCATCCCCTGCAACCTGTGCGGTTCGCAGGAAAACCTCAAGCGCAAGGAAGTCGGCCGCATGATCCAGGAATGGGATCGCAAGCATCCGGGCCGGGCGTGGAATGTGTTCAATGCGCTGGCCAACGTGGTGCCGTCGCACCTGATGGACCGCCAGCTGTTCGATTTCGTGGGGTTGCGGCCGACCGGACTGGCCGACGCCAACGGCGACACGGCCTTCGACCACGAAGATCCGGGCAGCCCGGAAACCGCTTGCGGCGACCCCTCGGGCGCTACTGGCGCCGGGGCCGGCCGCGAACAGAGTTTGAGCTTCGTCCGCTTCGAATAG
- a CDS encoding UbiX family flavin prenyltransferase → MRRLVVGVTGATGSLYAIRLLQALRDVPDVETHLVVSAAGILNIKHELDMTRAQVQTLADQVYSVRDVGAALASGAFPTAGMVIVPCSIRTLAAVAHGLSDNLITRAADVTLKERRRLVMMVREAPYNLAHLRNMTAVTEMGGIIFPPLPAFYFRPGSIQEMVDQSIVRVLGLFGIDVPGPTWEGAR, encoded by the coding sequence GTGCGCCGGCTGGTTGTCGGCGTGACGGGGGCGACCGGATCCTTGTACGCGATCCGGCTGCTGCAGGCGCTGCGCGACGTGCCGGATGTGGAAACGCATCTGGTCGTCTCGGCGGCCGGCATTCTGAATATCAAGCACGAGCTCGACATGACCCGGGCGCAGGTGCAGACGCTGGCGGATCAGGTATATAGCGTGCGCGACGTGGGCGCCGCCCTGGCCAGCGGCGCGTTTCCGACCGCCGGCATGGTGATCGTTCCGTGCTCCATACGCACGCTGGCGGCGGTGGCCCATGGCCTGTCCGACAACCTGATCACGCGGGCGGCCGACGTCACGTTGAAAGAGCGCCGACGGCTGGTGATGATGGTGCGCGAGGCCCCTTACAACCTGGCCCACCTGCGCAATATGACCGCGGTGACGGAGATGGGCGGGATCATCTTCCCGCCATTGCCGGCCTTCTATTTCCGGCCGGGGTCCATCCAGGAAATGGTGGACCAGAGCATCGTCCGGGTGCTGGGCCTGTTCGGCATCGACGTTCCCGGGCCGACCTGGGAAGGCGCCCGCTGA
- the grxD gene encoding Grx4 family monothiol glutaredoxin, with protein sequence MSDVQEFIRETVTQHPVVLFMKGTAQFPQCGFSGKAIQLLKSCGVKKLVTVNVLDDDEVRQGIKEFSNWPTIPQLYVGGEFVGGSDILGQMHESGELKSLLDGVGATA encoded by the coding sequence ATGAGCGACGTTCAAGAATTCATCCGCGAGACCGTGACGCAACATCCGGTCGTGCTTTTCATGAAGGGCACGGCGCAGTTTCCGCAATGCGGCTTCTCGGGCAAGGCCATCCAGCTGCTGAAGAGCTGTGGCGTCAAGAAGCTGGTCACCGTCAATGTGCTGGACGACGACGAAGTCCGCCAGGGCATCAAGGAGTTCTCCAACTGGCCGACCATCCCGCAGCTGTACGTGGGCGGTGAGTTCGTCGGCGGTTCGGACATCCTGGGCCAGATGCATGAAAGCGGCGAATTGAAGTCGCTGCTGGATGGCGTCGGAGCCACTGCATGA
- the prmC gene encoding peptide chain release factor N(5)-glutamine methyltransferase, with product MACAKDILFASGLPRLEARMLLEHVLEKPRAWILAHDTDPLPPQAVRAFTVLAARRAAGEPMAYLVGEREFMGRMFKVTPDVLIPRPETELLVEAALEWLAGFESLSVLDLGTGSGAIAISIALARPDVAVLATDRSMKALKVAAENAIRLEAHLHFAEGDWYGALSAAQKFDVIVSNPPYIRAQDPHLEQGDLRFEPRQALTDDADGLKALRAIIGGAPAHLKPGGMLWVEHGWDQAEAVRGLLAAAGLRGVDSRRDLAGIERISGGYL from the coding sequence TTGGCCTGCGCCAAGGACATCCTGTTCGCGTCGGGCCTGCCCCGGCTGGAAGCCCGCATGCTGCTGGAGCACGTGCTGGAGAAGCCGCGCGCCTGGATCCTGGCGCACGATACCGACCCCCTGCCGCCGCAGGCCGTGCGCGCCTTCACCGTGCTGGCGGCCCGTCGCGCCGCCGGGGAGCCCATGGCCTACCTGGTGGGCGAGCGCGAATTCATGGGCCGCATGTTCAAGGTCACGCCCGACGTGCTGATCCCGCGGCCCGAGACGGAACTGCTGGTCGAGGCGGCCCTGGAATGGCTGGCGGGCTTCGAGTCGCTATCCGTGCTGGACCTGGGCACCGGCAGCGGGGCGATCGCGATCTCCATCGCCCTGGCGCGGCCGGACGTCGCGGTGCTGGCCACCGATCGCAGCATGAAGGCCCTGAAGGTGGCGGCCGAAAACGCCATTCGCTTGGAGGCCCACCTGCATTTCGCCGAGGGCGACTGGTACGGCGCGCTGAGCGCCGCGCAGAAATTCGACGTGATCGTGTCCAATCCCCCTTACATCCGCGCGCAGGATCCCCATCTTGAGCAGGGCGACCTGCGGTTCGAGCCGCGCCAGGCGCTGACCGATGACGCCGACGGCCTGAAGGCGCTGCGCGCCATCATCGGCGGCGCCCCGGCCCACCTGAAGCCCGGCGGGATGCTGTGGGTGGAGCATGGCTGGGACCAGGCCGAGGCGGTACGCGGCCTGCTGGCCGCGGCGGGCCTGCGCGGGGTGGACAGCCGGCGCGACCTGGCCGGCATAGAGAGGATTTCTGGGGGGTATCTGTGA